A segment of the Acidobacteriota bacterium genome:
GTTTCTACGGGATGCTTGTCATCCAATCGGATAAGCCCGTTTATGGGTTTGTCCACCAGTACAATCAGGCGCGAACTGGTGGTATTTACCCTGTCTACGATTACAATAATTCTCCGGGCGAGAAGGAGTGGTATTTCCCGTATATCGTTAGCGATGATACCTACCGCTCTAACATCGGCTTCTCCAACTGCAACTCTACAAGTGCTCAGCTCACCATTCAATTCTACAAATACAATGCTTCCAATGGCCAAAACACATTGGAAGCGGAAAAAAGCGATGCCGATACCATAGTGCCCTCAATGGCTTATAAGCCGTTTAACCGAGTGCTTACCGATGTTCTTGGTGTTTCTAAGCCTGCTATAGGATATATCAGGGTTACCTCCGATAACCCGGTTTATGGTATTGGAGGTCCTCTTGATGAGACCAGTGGAGATCCAAGTGTGGCTTCCGGGCTTACCCCAAACGACGCCTTCACCCGTGGAATTACTCCTATCGTCATAAAGGAGACCATCTATGTGGGCTGGAAGACGCGGTTGATCCTCCTTAATCTCGGCACAAGCGACGCTACAGTGACCATAAACCTCTACGATCACGATACAGGCACCCTTTATGATACTAAGAGCAACATCACGATAAAGGCGGGGAGTCAGCTTATCTACGACGATGTTCTTTCCGATCTCTTTGGGATAACAAGTGACTTTTATGGACAATTAGAGGTGGTTTCTGATCAGCCGCTTCTTGGCTGGGCGCATCAATACACCCCGCACCACACAGGAGGTATTTATCCCTTCTTCAAGCTGCAGTAGGAGAAGTAGGGAAGCGATTGCGATAGCGTTTTAGGGTATCTTTCCATTTGGCGAAGAGGCGAGTTAGATTCGCCTCTTCGTTTTTTCTTCTCCCTGGTGATAAGCCTTCGTAATGATAGACGAGGCTTTTTGGAGTGTAGATTACCCGGAAGCCCCTGGTTCTTACCTTGAGATTGAGGTCGATATCCTCCAACCCATTTATAAACTCCTCGTCGAATTTACCTACCTCAAAGAAAAGCTCCCTCGGGATGAGGAGACAGGCGCCAGTTACTGCGAACACCTCCTGTTCCCGATTGACCTCCGGATGATCGGCGGGTAGATAGGCATTGATATGGTAGGGAATTAGTTCTTCGGTAAGCCCTACGCCTGCGTGCTGGATGAGGTTGGATTGGGGATAGACCAACTTGCTTCCCACGATGCCAACCTGGGGGTCGTTATTTATTACCTCGATCATCGAGGAAAGCCAGTTTTTCGTAGGGATGGTATCATTGTTCAGAAAACAGAGGAATTTCCCCCTTGCGAATTCTGCCCCCTGATTGCAGGCAGGGGCGAATCCCCTATTCTCTTCATTTTCGAGTAGGGTTATGCCTGGTATGGAGCGGAGGACACCTCTCACCTCTTTGGAAGAGGCGTTGTCCACCACGATGACCTCATAGGGAATTTCCGTATTTCTTCTCACTGCCTTTAAGCATTCAATAGTGTAGGTTAGGCTGTTGTAGCTTACGATAATGATGCTCGCTACAGGCTTCTCATATTGGGGAAAGGAGAGACCCTGGAGTTCTATTTTGTTTTCTAATCCTCTGTTTGGGAGGAAAATCTTTCTAAAGAAGCGCCTCAAAGGGGAAGGGGGATTATAGGAAAGGCTTACGCGGTGGAAATAGTTGAAATAGGGATCATTTGGTTCCGCTACGATGATGAAGTCGAAGCCATTACAGCAACGGGAGAAACGGGCATTAGGGAGGGGGATCACCACTTTCTTCCATTCTCCGCTATTGTAGCGGGGAATGGGAAGGCTCCGTTTGAACACCCCTTTGGGATAACCCGGTTTTTTGAGTGAGCCATCGTAAGAATCGTATTCAATATGGAAACTGGAATGTCCTACATCAAGATATTCCACCGTGAGATAGGGAGTTTTATTTCCTTCGATGAACTTGGGATCGGAGATATTAAAGAACATAAATTCCCGATCATCACCCTTCTTTCGTATAGGAATTCTGGCATCTTTTCCCTTTATTCTTTCGTATCTGCTGGGGTGAGGAGGGATATCTACCTGAAGAAGTCCCGAGGAAATATTTTCCTCACTTAGAATTACCTCCACCTCTCTGCCGTCGAGGAGGGTAGCTATCTTCCTCTTAAACTCTCCATTGAAGAGTTGCCGGAACTTGTTCGCTATCCTTCGTATAGAATTTATGGCGAAGTGATACATAGTTCTTGGGTCAAAAAGGAGGTGGAATATTACCTCAAAGACAGAGTAGTGAAGCGAGACGCGATGGATAATCAGCCTTTCTTCCGGAGAAAGTTGCCCCACTACTCGGAAATCAGCTCCATTTATCCTCCCGGAGAACAAGGCATCAGCGAGATAAAATCTTGCTTCTCTGAGGGATTTAGTCCCCTTTTTTCTTACCCTCCAGGTCTCTTTGAAGGCGCCGGGAAGGTTCGATACCTTTTTTACCTTTTCGTCTCGAGAATCATATTCGAGAAAGAGTTTTCCTCGCCCTTCGTCCCAGTATTCTACGGTTACCACCGCCATTCTTCGAGAATGCCTCGTTTCTGGCGATAGGGAAAAATACATCATTGAAGGTGAGCCAGGAGAAGGCATTGCTTCTCGAGCGGTTAACCCATTTACCACAACGGGTTTGGTCTTGCCGTCCTCAGCTTCGGTTAGTAGTAATCCCTTCGCAATAGTTTTTTCTCCAAGGATTATTTCTCCCTTGGGGCTCTTCAATCGTTTTGCAAAGGAACGGGAAAGCCACTGCCAAAGCACCTTTCTGAGGAGATGTGGTTTGGGAATGGTTATTTTCACCTCTCCTATGATGAGGGATTCGTCGCCGGGAAGATCGCCTTTTATTCGGAAATCTGCGGTATTCACCCGTCCCGAAAAGCAGGCATCCGGAATGAAGAAAAAGGTTTTCTTCCACCCTCCCTTCCCTTCTCGTAGTATCCTCTTTGTCTCTTTAAACGCCCCTGGCGCTTCTGGCACTTTGGTGACTTGAGAATCTGTGGAATCATATTCTATAAGGAAACCGCTTTTTCCTCCATCGTAGTAGGTGACCTCGATTATAAACTTTCTTCTTCCTCTGGCAAAGGTGGGGTCAATGGAGAAATAGAGATAAGGTGGGGATTTCTTATCCACCGGGATGAGTTTTCGCCCACTCTTTCCCTCGACCATTATCGGCTCACTCAAGCCATCGCGAAGGTGTAATGGAAGGAGACCTGAATAGCGTCCACTTTCCCCTAAGGAGGCATAGACGGTTTTCCTCATCTTTCCGAAGTTGGCGACATCCTCCTCCCTATGGTGGAAGAGATCCACAGAGAGGGGCAAGCCGGGATTTCCCGGAGAGTTCCTGGTGAGGGAGGAGTTGCTTCTTGCCTTCTTCTTCGGGCGTGTTTTGTTGGATATCTCCGAGAGGAAGGTGGCATCATCTGAGATTAGAGGTGGGGAGTAGCGAGGATTAGGAAGGGATTTTTTCTCAATAAGCTCCACCAATCGCTCAATAAGCCGGGTTAATTCCTTTACATCGCCCGGGGCGAAGAGAAACCCATTTTCTCCTTCTCTTATTAATTCAGGAAGGGCGCCGGTTCGGGAGGCGATCACTGGGACGCCTCGAGCGAGGGCTTCTCTGGCAGTAAAAGAGTAGGTTTCAAGGAGAGAGGGAATAAGCAAGACATCGATCTTGGCAAATATCTCATCAATAGGGGTGTTTTTATCCACCACTTCAATTAACTGGGAAGATTGGGAGAGAAGCTTTCCGATGCGGTCTTTGAAGTTCTGAGTGTCATAGATCTCCCCTAAGATGAGGATTCTTACCTTTTTTGTAAGTTGTTCCACCGCGGAGAGGAGGGTATCGATTCCTTTTATCGGGGTGATATTCCCGATGAAGCCGAGGGTTGGTATTCCTCCTTCTTTCTTTTTGAAGTCCTTAGGGGGTGGTTTGATCCCGAGAGGTCTCAGCTCGATCTTCCCCTTTAGCCCCGCTTTTTCAAATATCTCCTTTACGAAATGGGAAGGGGCGAATATTCTCTCCGCTCCTCTCAATATCTCCAAAGCGAGCCGTCTTCGTTCCTTGATGAAAGAAGAAAGGTCTAAGTCGCGTCGGTGGGGGAAGTATTCGTCGCGGAAGCAGAAAGAACACTCGATCAAGTCTGAAGCATCAGAGCAAGGGCGATTTTTGCCGAATCGTAGGAGATGGGAGTGGTGACAGAGGAGGAAGAAGTCGTGGAGGGTTACGATATATGGGATTCCCTCCTTGCGGGCTACCAGAGGGAGTGAAAGAGGGATACGTTGGAGATGGTGGAAATGGATGAGATGAAACCCACTCTTTTCTATGAAGTCGGCAAACCATTTTTCGATATCCTTATGCCCAAGCCAGTCGGTGGGGGAATCTACTGGTCCGATGCGAACCACCTTTATGCCAGAAAGGCGGTATTCAGCTATGTCGCCTGGGTTCCCCTTTTCTTGAGGGAGAGGGGCGAGCACGGTTATTGGATGTCCTTTCTTTATCAGCTCGCGGGCGAGCTGATAAGTATAACGTCCCGCTCCACCCAATGGCTCATCCGGGGGGAATTCATGAACTATGAGTAATATAGGAGGTTTTTCTTCTCGATAATCCCTTTCTTTAGTAAGGGGTTTCTTCCTTTTTTTCATAAGACGATGGTTCCGCCGAGAGAGGATGATCCCGGGACTCGGTTCCTTTTTCCATTTGTCAAGGAATATCTTCTTGTTTCTCGCTGCCTGGGCAAAGATGTCTATCTGGTTTGGGGCGAAGGACCGACTTCCGTAATGATAGATGAAAACATCCCGGGCAATAAGGAGTTTGAATCCCGCCTCCTTGGCGCGGAGGGAATAATCGTCGTCCTCATAACCTCCGCGCTCATAGCTTTCGTCGAACAGCCCTATTTCCTCTATTACCTTTCGCTTTATGAGTAGGGCGAATCCGACCAGACGATCTACCGGGTAATAGGTTCGATCGTACTGCCAGATGGTTGCCAGTGCACGGTTTATTATCACTTTAGGGGGAGCATCAGGCGAAGCGACGGCTATCTGCTGAGGACCGGAGACATAGTTCGATACAGGTC
Coding sequences within it:
- a CDS encoding glycosyltransferase; translation: MKGKLTFLISWYQNDWGLYGRRNEMLTREIARRPEVSGVLHLEPPISEEELEKKEKNPCYDDNLEITKKRFVGFKNESGIYLYTPLVPRGLSPKEREEFLTSQVKKRLEKLGPVENLVLLLYPPNEFSLLLLDQFGEKASLIISDIVDDHRVYYQPGSSLYRQVDERYAKAISRSDIVFTVSKELSSRFSHLNDNIHHLPNGFDPSLFSEKPLKEPEDIASIPLPRILYTGNLLRRLDFPLIREIAHLLPKMHFVFIGELYPKTKKELAGIDNIHLLGPRSYREIANYIEASNLLIMPHEISEETASMDPIKLYLYLASGKPIVATPVAGTEPFKEVIAIAKGKKEFARAIERELAGNSWEKGELRKKAVKGASWRDRVDELFTKITPLLERKARGKDIFYFEYERPEIEELVPRGALRILDIGCGYGKLGEQLKKRGALEVVGVELNPEAGEKARRVIDRVVIGDAEEELKNLPNRYFDAIIFSDSLEHMRHPERLLREAAKKIKRTGRLILSIPNVRHWSVIKRLLEGNWDYEESGILDRDHLRFFTKKSITNLLSETGFKIEEIKNIYHEKVPAEVVNMLKDAGLAVDDLKEEGRVYQYLITASLTPPPLSSIVIPVFNQLPYTKECLESIRKNTGAPYEIIVVDNGSTDGTYEYLKDLYYVRLIRNEENLGFATACNQGIRVARGEYIVLLNNDTIVTPHWLVKLINCAESDEAVGMVGPVSNYVSGPQQIAVASPDAPPKVIINRALATIWQYDRTYYPVDRLVGFALLIKRKVIEEIGLFDESYERGGYEDDDYSLRAKEAGFKLLIARDVFIYHYGSRSFAPNQIDIFAQAARNKKIFLDKWKKEPSPGIILSRRNHRLMKKRKKPLTKERDYREEKPPILLIVHEFPPDEPLGGAGRYTYQLARELIKKGHPITVLAPLPQEKGNPGDIAEYRLSGIKVVRIGPVDSPTDWLGHKDIEKWFADFIEKSGFHLIHFHHLQRIPLSLPLVARKEGIPYIVTLHDFFLLCHHSHLLRFGKNRPCSDASDLIECSFCFRDEYFPHRRDLDLSSFIKERRRLALEILRGAERIFAPSHFVKEIFEKAGLKGKIELRPLGIKPPPKDFKKKEGGIPTLGFIGNITPIKGIDTLLSAVEQLTKKVRILILGEIYDTQNFKDRIGKLLSQSSQLIEVVDKNTPIDEIFAKIDVLLIPSLLETYSFTAREALARGVPVIASRTGALPELIREGENGFLFAPGDVKELTRLIERLVELIEKKSLPNPRYSPPLISDDATFLSEISNKTRPKKKARSNSSLTRNSPGNPGLPLSVDLFHHREEDVANFGKMRKTVYASLGESGRYSGLLPLHLRDGLSEPIMVEGKSGRKLIPVDKKSPPYLYFSIDPTFARGRRKFIIEVTYYDGGKSGFLIEYDSTDSQVTKVPEAPGAFKETKRILREGKGGWKKTFFFIPDACFSGRVNTADFRIKGDLPGDESLIIGEVKITIPKPHLLRKVLWQWLSRSFAKRLKSPKGEIILGEKTIAKGLLLTEAEDGKTKPVVVNGLTAREAMPSPGSPSMMYFSLSPETRHSRRMAVVTVEYWDEGRGKLFLEYDSRDEKVKKVSNLPGAFKETWRVRKKGTKSLREARFYLADALFSGRINGADFRVVGQLSPEERLIIHRVSLHYSVFEVIFHLLFDPRTMYHFAINSIRRIANKFRQLFNGEFKRKIATLLDGREVEVILSEENISSGLLQVDIPPHPSRYERIKGKDARIPIRKKGDDREFMFFNISDPKFIEGNKTPYLTVEYLDVGHSSFHIEYDSYDGSLKKPGYPKGVFKRSLPIPRYNSGEWKKVVIPLPNARFSRCCNGFDFIIVAEPNDPYFNYFHRVSLSYNPPSPLRRFFRKIFLPNRGLENKIELQGLSFPQYEKPVASIIIVSYNSLTYTIECLKAVRRNTEIPYEVIVVDNASSKEVRGVLRSIPGITLLENEENRGFAPACNQGAEFARGKFLCFLNNDTIPTKNWLSSMIEVINNDPQVGIVGSKLVYPQSNLIQHAGVGLTEELIPYHINAYLPADHPEVNREQEVFAVTGACLLIPRELFFEVGKFDEEFINGLEDIDLNLKVRTRGFRVIYTPKSLVYHYEGLSPGRRKNEEANLTRLFAKWKDTLKRYRNRFPTSPTAA